The genome window CTACCAGTTCTCGGTCGCCACGTGGCAGGCCGTCGGCGGCGCGGGTCTCCCGTCGCAGGCCTCCGCCGACGAGCAGACCGCCCGCGCGAAGATGCTCTACAACCGCTCGGGCGCCGGCCAGTGGCCGCACTGCGGCAAGAACCTCTTCGGCTGACGCACCACCGAGGGCTGGATCGACCTCTCCGAGGCCGATCCAGCCCTCCCCCCTTCCTGTGAGAGAGCGATCCAGTTCGCCACGGTGAGCCGTGCCTCAGCTGGATTGCTCTCTCGCGCCCGGGGTGGGGTGGGAAGGGGGTGGGTCGGGGGGGACGTAGGCTCGGTGGCCATGTCGGCGATCACCCTGCTCGGGCCCGCGGAGATCCGTGCGCTCGCGCAGCGCGCCGGGATCCGGCCCACCAAGACCCTCGGTCAGAACTTCGTGCTCGACGGCGGGACGGTCCGCAAGATCGTGCGCCAGGCGGGCGTGACCGCGGGTGAGCGGGTCGTCGAGGTCGGGCCCGGGCTCGGGTCGCTCACGCTCGGCCTGCTCGAGGCCGGTGCCGACGTGGTCGCGGTCGAGATCGACCCCGTGCTCGCGCGCCTCCTGCCCGGGACCGTCGCCGCCCACGTCCCCGGCCTCACGCTCGACACCGACACCGACACCGACGTCGGCACCGACGCGGCCGGTGCCCCCGACGCGCCGGCCCCGGTCGTCGTGCTGCGGGACGGCGACGGCCGCGCGCGCCTGACCATCGTGACGCAGGACGCCCTGACGGTGACCGAGCTGCCGGGGCCGGCGCCCACGGCGCTCGTCGCCAACCTGCCGTACAACGTCTCCGTCCCCGTGCTCCTGACGTTCCTCGAGCGGTTCGACTCGCTCGAGCGCGGGCTCGTCATGGTGCAGGCCGAGGTCGCCGACCGGCTCGTGGCGCCCCCGGGCAGCCGCACGTACGGCGTGCCGTCGGCCAAGGTCGCCTGGTACGCGGCGGCCCGCCGCACCGCGACCGTCGGACGTGCGGTGTTCTGGCCCGCACCGCACGTCGACTCCGCGCTCGTGCGTCTCGACCGCCGCGAGCCCCCGGCCGCCACCGTGTCGCGGCAGGAGGTGTTCGCGGTCGTCGACGCCGCGTTCGCGCAGCGCCGCAAGATGCTGCGCTCCGCCCTCGCCGGCGTCGCGGGGTCGTCCGCGGCGGCCGAGGTCGCCGTGCGGGCGGCGGGCCTGGACCCGCAGGTGCGCGGGGAGCAGGTCGACGTCGTCGGGTTCGCGCGGATCGCCGAGGCGTTGCACGCTGCACGGCCCGTGCCGTCCGGACCTGGCACAGTGGCCCCGTGACGCTGACCCCCCTGGACGACCTCCCCGAGCGCGCCGTGCGCGTGCGCGCCCCCGGCAAGGTCAACCTCTCGCTGCGCGTCGGCCCGCGGGCCACCGACGGCTACCACCCGGTGTCGACCGTCTTCCAGGCCGTGTCGGTCTACGAGGAGGTCGTCGCGACGCCTGCCGAGGAGTTCGGCGTCAGCGTGAGCGGCCCGCAGTCCGAGGCCGTGCCGACGGACGAGACCAACCTGGCGCTGCGCGCCGCGCGGGCGGTGGCCCGGCGTACCGGTGTCGACGACGCCGTGCACCTACACCTCGTCAAGGGCGTGCCCGTGGCCGGCGGGATGGCCGGCGGGTCGGCCGACGCGGCGGCCGCGCTCGTCGCGTGCGACGCCCTGTGGCGCACCGGGCTGACGCGGGACGAGCTGCTGGAGCTCGCGGCCGAGCTGGGGTCCGACGTCCCGTTCTCGCTGGTCGGGCACACCGCCGTGGGGCAGGGGCGCGGGCACCTGCTGACGCCGGCGCTCAGCCGAGGCGAGTTCCACTGGGCGTTCGCCGTGCAGGACCGCGGGCTGTCGACGGCCGCCGTCTACGGCGCGTACGACGAGCTGCGCCACCCGGACGTGGCACCGCTGGACGACGAGCAGGACGTCCCGCTCATGCAGGCGCTGCTCGCGGGCGACCCGGCCGCGCTCGGTGCCGCGCTGCACAACGACCTCGAGACCGCCGCCCTGGAGCTCGACCCCGGCCTGGCGGAGCCGCTCGCCGTCGCGACGGACGCCGGCGCCCTCGGCGTGGTGGTCTCGGGCTCCGGCCCGACGGTCGCGGCGCTCACGCGCAGCAGGAAGCACGCGCTCGCGGTCGCCGCGGCCTTCACCGCCTCCGGCGTGGCCGACCGCGTGCTGACGGCGACCGGACCCGTCGCCGGCGCGCGGGTCGTCACCGCGGAGTGAGCGTGGACGTGTCGACGACGGACGCGGGCGCCGGTGCGGTGGGCGTCGTCCGCCCGGCGGGTGCCGGGCAGGTCGTGCCGGTCGTGCCGTCGGACCCCGACGCCCCGGGCTGGGTGCGCCCCGCGCCGGACCGTGACGCCCTGCGCTGGGACGCGCTGCTGGCCGGTGCGCTCTACCTGGGTGCGCTGCTGTCGATGGTCCTCGCGCGGGTCGCGGGCATGTACGAGGAGCCGGCACCGGGATGGCTCGGCGCGCTCCTGCTCGCGGCCGTCACCCTCCCGCTCGCCGTGCGCCGCCGGTGGCCGAGCGTCGTGCTGTGCGTCGTGGCCGCCGCGTTCATCGGCGCGCAGGTCCTGTACGTCCCCGAGACGCTGGTCTCCAACATCGCGCTGTTCTGCGCGATGTACACGGTCGGCGCCTGGGAGACGGACCGCCGCCGCGCCACCACGGTCCGCGCGGTCGTGGTCGTCGCGATGATCGTGTGGCTCTTCGTGGCCCTGTTCTGGGTGGCGACCGACCCGGAGACGGCCGAGCACCTGCCGGACCAGGCGGGGGTGTTCTCGCCGTTCGTGTCGTTCACGCTGCTGCAGCTGCTGACCAACGTCCTGTACTTCGCCGGCTCGTGGTTCTTCGGCGAGCACGCGTGGCGCTCGTCGCGCGAGCGGGCACGCACGGCGTGGCGCACGCACCTGCTGGTCGTCGAGCGGCGGCGCGCGGAGGAGCAGGCCGTCGCGCTCGAGCGCCTGCGCCTCGCGCGCGAGCTGCACGACGCGGTCGCGCACCACGTCTCGCTCATGGGCGTGCAGGCCGCGGCCGCGCGCACCGTCCTGGCGTCGGACCCGGTGCGTGCCGCGGACGCGCTGGGCCACGTCGAGGAGGCCGCGCGGGAGGCCGTGCGCGAGCTGCACGGGATCCTGGGCATGCTGCGCGACGCCCCCGGCGCGACCGGCGGCGGGGCGGCCGGGGCGTCGTCCGACGACGCGCTCGCGTCCCTCGACGTCGGGGGCCTGCCGGGGCTCGTCGAGCGGGCGCGGGCCGGCGGGCTGCAGGTCGTGTACCAGGAGGTCGGCGAGCCGCACCGGCTGCGGCCGTTGGCGTCGCTCAACCTGTACCGGATCGCGCAGGAGGCGTTGACGAACACGCGCAAGCACGCCGGGCAGGGTGCGCGCGCCGACGTGCGGCTGCGCTGGCTGGCCGACGACGTCGAGCTCGAGGTGTCCGACGACGGCGGCACGGGGCGCCGCACGGGTGCGGTCCCGTCGTCCGGGCTGGGGATCGTCGGGATGCGCGAGCGGGTGGCCGCCGACGGCGGGACGTTCGAGGCGACGCGGCGCCGGTCCGGCGGGTTCGTGGTGCGGGTGCGGCTGCCGCTGGCGGTGTCGGACCCCCGCGCGTCCGGCCGCCGGGGACAGGTGCCGGACGGCCACCTCGGGACGCAGGAGCAGGGATGACGGCGACCGTGCGGGTCGTGCTCGTGGACGACCAGGCGCTGCTGCGGGCGGGCATCGGCACGATCCTGTCGGCGCACCCGGGCATCGAGGTGGTCGGCGAGGCCGGCACCGGGACGCAGGCCCTCGAGGTCGTGCGCGCGACGCGTCCCGACGTCGTGTGCATGGACGTGCAGATGCCGGACATGGACGGGCTGGAGGCGACGCGCCGCATCGTGGCCGACCCCGACCTGCTCGCGGCGGTCGTCGTCCTGACGACCTTCAACCGCGAGGACTACCTCGTCGAGGCCCTGCACGCCGGGGCGGTCGGCTACCTGCTCAAGACGTCGCGGCCGGAGCAGCTCACGGAGGCCGTCCTGAGCGCCGCGGCCGGTGAGGGGCTGCTGTCGCCGGAGGTGACGCGGGCCGTCATCGCGCGCGCGGTGGCCGACCGTCGACCCGCTCGACCCGCACCTCGACCCGTCGTGCCGCTGACCGAGCGCGAGCAGGAGGTGCTGACGCTGATCGCCCGCGGGCTCAACAACGACGAGATCGCCGCCGAGCTCTTCGTCAGCCGCGCGACCGTCAAGACCCATGTGTCGAACGTGCTGGCGAAGCTGGCGCTGCGGGACCGCGTGCAGGCCGTCGTGTACGCGCACGAGCACGGGCTGACCGGCTGAGGCCTCGCGTCTCCGTCCCGGGACGGAGACGCAGGATCGGCCGGGCGCCTGAGCCCTCGGGCCCGCCCACCGCCTAGCGTCGTTGCCAGGACGTCCGGGGCACCCGGACGGTGACGCGCAGGGGAGGGACGATGCTCGAGCTGCACGGGATCAGCCGGTCGTTCGGCGACCGGCTCGTGCTCGACGACGTGAGCTTCACGGTCGGTCGAGGCAGGCTCACGGGGTTCGTCGGCGGCAACGGCGCCGGGAAGACGACGACGATGCGCATCATCCTCGGTGTGCTGGCGGCGCACGGGGGGACCGTCACGGTCGACGGCGCGCCGGTCGCCGGTGCGCAGCGCGCGCGCTTCGGGTACATGCCGGAGGAGCGCGGGCTCTACCCGAAGATGCAGCTGGTCGAGCACCTGACGTACCTGGCGCGGCTGCACGGCTTCGACAAGCAGGGCGCGGCCGACCGCGCCGAGGCCCTCGTCGAGCGCCTGGGCCTGGCGCCACGCGCGAAGGACCCGGTGGAGAGCCTGTCGCTGGGCAACCAGCAGCGCGCGCAGGTCGCGGCGGCGCTCGTGCACGACCCGGAGATCCTCATCCTCGACGAGCCGTTCTCCGGGCTGGACCCGATGGCCGTCGAGGTCGTGCAGGGCGTGCTCGCCGAGCGTGCCGCGCAGGGCGCGCCCGTCCTGTTCTCGTCGCACCAGCTCGACGTCGTGGAGCGGCTGTGCGACGACCTCGTCATCATCGCGGGCGGCAAGGTCGCGGCTGCCGGGACGCGCGAGGAGCTGCGCACCCGGTTCGGCCAGGAGCGCCACGAGATCGTCGCCGCCGGCGACATGGGCTGGCTGCGGGACGTGCCCGGCGTGCGGGTCGACGAGCTCGCCGCCGGGTCCGCGGTGTTCGAGGCGTCGCAGGAGGTCGCGCAGCACGTGCTGACGTCCGCGCTCACGCGGGGCCCGGTGCACGCCTTCACACCCCTGCGGCCGTCCCTCGCGGAGATCTTCCGCGACGTCGTCGCCGACGAGCCCGACCTGGAAGAGGTGGCCTGATGAACGCCCGAACCCCGGCCCCCACGCCGCTGTCGCTGGGGCGCGCCGCGCTCCTCGTCGCCGAGCGCGAGATCACGTCGCAGGTCCGCACGAAGTCGTTCCTCGTCTCCACCGCGGTGCTCCTGGTGGGTGTCCTCGCGGCGATCGTCCTGAGCTCGTTCCTCGCTGGTCGCGAGAGCGGCGACGTGCCCGTCGCGGTGGTCGAGTCCGTCGCGGGGGAGCTCCCCACGACCGACGGACTGGCGCTGAGCGACGTGCCCGACCGGGCCGCGGCCGAGCAGGCCGTGCGGGACGGCGACGTGGACGCCGCCGTCGTGCCCGGCGACGGACCGCTCGGCGTCGAGGTGCTGGCGATGGACGGTGCGCCGGGCGCGCTCCTGGGCGCGCTCACCCAGGCGCCGGAGGTCGTGCTGCTCGACCCCGCGGCCGCCGACGGCGGCGTCCGCTACGTCGTGACGTTCGCGTTCGGCCTGGTGTTCATGATGTCGGCCATCGGCTTCGGCGCCACGATCGCGCAGAACACCGTGACGGAGAAGCAGACCAGGATCGTCGAGATCCTGCTCTCCGCGGTCCCCGCGCGGGCGCTGCTCGCGGGCAAGATCCTCGGCAACTCGGCGCTGGCGCTGGGGCAGACGGCGGCGATCGCCGCGGTCTCGGTGCTGGCGCTGGTCGTCACCGGGCAGGACGACCTGCTGACGATGATCGGCATGCCCGTCGTGTGGTTCGTCGTGTTCTTCGCGCTCGGCTTCGTCCTGCTCGCCTCGGTGTTCGCCGCCAGCGCGTCCCTGGTCTCGCGCATCGAGGACACCGGTGTCGTGCTGCAGCCCGCGATGTGGCTGACGATGCTGCCGTACTTCCTCATCGTCTTCTTCAACGACAACACGGTCGTCCTGACCGTCATGTCGTACGTGCCGTTCTCGGCGCCGGTCGGGATGCCCGTGCGGCTGTTCCTCGGTGAGGCGGCGTGGTGGGAGCCGCTGCTGTCGCTGGCGGTGCTCGCGGCGGCGTGCGCCCTCGTGATCGCGGTGGCGGCGCGGATCTACGAGCGGTCCCTGCTGCGCATGGGCGCCCGGGTCAAGGTCGGCGAGGTGCTGCGCGCCGGCACCGCGGGCTGAGGACGGGCGCCCCGCGCCGCGGACGTCACAGTGTCACGTGGCGACCCGCGGCGGGGCGCCCGGCCCAGGTGTGGCAGGGTCGGGAGGGTGCAGGCCCCCGCCTGCACATCGAACACCAGGAGATGCACCGATGACCGACGTGATCTCGTCCCGCTCGGACCCGCAGGTCCAGCGGATCGACGACCTCGTGCGCCGCCCGCGGGCGGCCACCCGCACCCTGCTCGTGGAGGACCCGGAGCCGCTCGCGCACGCGCTGACCGCGGGCGTGGAGATCCTCGGGATCTACGCGGTCGAGGGTGCCGACGTGGGCCCGGAGCTGGGCGCGGCCGCCCGTACCCGTGGCGTGACGGTGCAGGAGATCGCCACCCCGCTGTGGAACGAGCTGTTCCGCGGCGACCGCAAGCCCGACGTCGTGGGCGTCGCCAAGACGCCGCGGCCCGCGCAGCTCGCGGACCTCGCGGAGCGCCCGGGCGACGTCGTCGTGCTCGACGGCGTGCGCATCGTGGGCAACATCGGCGCGGCGGTGCGCACGGCGTACGCGCTGGGCGCGGCGGGCGTCGTGCTCGTCGACAGCGACCTGGCGCACCCGCTGGACCGGCGCGTCGTGCGTGCGAGCCGCGGCTACGTGTTCTCGCTGCCGGTGGTGCTGGCGTCCCGCGAGGAGGCCGTTGTCGGCCTGCGGGAGCTGGACCTGCCGAGCGTCGCGTTCGACGCGGGCGGCGAGCTCGTGACGGCGGACCTGGCGGGGCTCGCACAGCGGCTGCTGCTCGTGTTCGGCAGCGAGAAGCGGGGCGCGTCGGCGGAGCTGACGGAGGGTGCGCGGACCGTGTCGATCCCGATGCGCTCGTCGGCGGAGTCGCTCAACGTGTCGGTGGCGGTCGGCATCGCGCTGGGCGCACGCGCGGCGCGCAACCTCGCGTCCTGAGGCGGTGAACCCCGGCCCGGCCCGGCTCTTGACGGGCTGGTCACCGGGCGCAACACTTAGGTAATCACCTAAGTGTTGCGCCCGGAGGTCACCATGAGCACCACCACGTCCCGCTCGACCGTCCACTCGACCTTCGTCGTCGAGCGCTCCTTCGACGTCCCCGTCGCCCGCGTCTGGGAGGCCTTCGCCGACCCCGTCCAGAAGCACGAGTGGTTCGGCACGAGCGACGACTGGACGACCGTCGAGGACACCGACGACTTCCGCGTCGGCGGGACCGCCGTGAGCGAGGGCGAGTTCCACGGGGGCCCGGTCAGCCGGTACGTCGCGACCTACACCGACCTCGTCGAGGCGCAGCGGATCGTCCTGACCTACGACATGTGGCTCGACGGCGCCCACATCTCCACGTCGCTGGCGACCTACGAGCTCGCGGCCGACGGTGAGAACCGCACGTCGCTGCGGTACACCGAGCAGGGCGCCCACCTCGACGGCCTCGACGACCCGGCGGGCCGCGAGGAGGGCATGCGCGGCATCTTCGACACCCTGGCGGCGTACCTGGCAGGCTGAGCCACCTATGTCCCACCTGCTCGGCGCCGACAGCGTCCACCTCACCCTCGGTACCCGCACCCTCCTCGACGGGGTCAGCCTCGGCGTCGACGACGGCCAACGCATCGGCGTCGTCGGCCCCAACGGCGCCGGCAAGTCCACCCTGCTGCGCGTCCTGTCCGGACGGCAGGCCCCCGACTCCGGTCGCGTCACGCGCGTCGGCGGCACGCGGATCGCCCTGCTCGACCAGCGCGACGAGCTCATGGCCGGCACCGTGCTCGAGGCCGTCCACGGTGACGCCGACGCGCACGAGTGGGCCTCCGACTACCGGATCCGCTCCGTGCACGCCGGGCTGCTCGCCGACGTCGCGCTCGACGTGCCGCTCGCGGAGCTGTCCGGCGGGCAGCGCCGCCGCGTCGCGCTCGCCGCCCTGCTCGTGCGCGACGACGAGGTCCTCGTGCTCGACGAGCCGACCAACCACCTCGACGTCGAGGGCGTCGCGTGGCTCGCGTCGTACCTGGTCGACCGGTACGCGCGCGGCGGCGGCGCGCTCGTCGTCGTCACGCACGACCGGTGGTTCCTCGACGCCGTGTGCACCCGCACGTGGGAGGTCCACGACGGCGTGGTCGACCAGTACGAGGGCGGGTACGCCGCGTACGTCCTGGCCCGTGCGGAGCGCGACCAGCAGGCGGCGACCGTCGAGACCAAGCGCCAGAACCTGATGCGCAAGGAGCTCGCGTGGCTGCGGCGCGGCGCGCCGGCACGGACGTCCAAGCCGAAGTTCCGCATCGACGCCGCGTCGGCGCTCATCGCCGACGAGCCGCCGCCGCGCGACTCGCTCGCGCTCGCCCGGACCGCCACCGCGCGCCTCGGCAAGGACGTCCTCGACCTCGAGGACGTGACGTTCACGCTGCCCGACGGCCGCGTCCTGCTCGACGACGTGACGTGGCGCCTCGGCCCCGGGGACCGGTACGGCGTCGTCGGCGTCAACGGCGCCGGCAAGACGACGCTGCTGCGCCTGCTCTCCGGGCGCGCGACCCCCACGTCGGGACGCGTGAAGCGCGGCAAGACCGTGCGCGTCGCCGAGCTGCGCCAGGACGTCGAGGACCTCGACGAGCTCGCCGGCCTCAACGTCGTCGAGGCCGTCGAGCGCGAGAAGCGCACCGTGGTGGTCGGCGGCAAGGAGCTCACCGCGGCGCAGCTCGTCGAGCGGCTCGGGTTCACGCGCGAACGCGCCCGCACCCTCGTGCGGGAGCTGTCCGGCGGCGAGCGCCGCCGGCTGCAGCTGCTGCGCCTGCTCGTCGCCGAGCCCAACGTGCTGCTGCTCGACGAGCCCACCAACGACCTCGACACCGACACGCTCGCGGCGGTCGAGGACCTGCTCGACGGCTGGCCCGGCACGCTCATCGTCGTCTCGCACGACCGGTACCTGCTCGAGCGCGTGTGCGACCGGCAGGTGGCGCTCCTCGGGGACGGCCTGCTGCGCGACCTGCCCGGCGGGGTCGAGGAGTACCTGGAGCTGCGGCGGGCCGCGCTCACGGCGAGCGGCGCGGGCAGCACGTCCGCGGTGGGGACGGCCGCCGCCGCGTCGGCCGCGTCGGCCGCTCCCGCAGGGGGCACCGCGGCGCCGACCGCGCCGGGGCCGTCCGCGGCCGACGTGCGCACCGCCCGCAAGGAGGTGCAGCGCATCGAGCGCCGCCTGCAGCGGATCAGCGCGCTGGAGGCCGACCTGCACGCCCGCATGGCCGCCCAGGCGACCGACCACCAGGCCGTCACCGCGCTGGACGCCGAGCTGCGCGCGCTCGCGGCCGAGCGCGAGGAGCTCGAGCTCGCCTGGCTCGAGGCCGCCGAGACCGCGGGCTGAGCCGTGACCGCGCAGGTGGCGCCCGGCGCGGGCGAGGACCTGGACCGGGTGTTCCAGGCGCTGGCCGACGCCACGCGGCGGGCCGTCGTCGAGCGGCTCGCCCGCGGTCCCGCGTCGGTGAGCACGCTCGCGGAGCCGTTCGCGATGTCGCTGCCGACCGTGGTGCAGCACCTGGGCGTCCTCGAGCGCGCGGGCGTCGTCGTCTCGGAGAAGACGGGCCGCGTGCGGACGTTCCGCCTCACGCCTGACGGCACCGCGACGGCCCGGGCCTGGCTGGACCGCCACCGCCTCCCGGCGGAGCGTCGGCTGGACCGCCTCGGCGAGCACGTCGGCCGCGGCTGACGTCGCCGCGGTGCCTCAGGACGCGGCGAGGCCTCAGGACGCGTCGAACAGGGTGAGCACGTCGCGCAGCAGCTCCGCCAGGCGCTCGCGGTCGGCTTCCGGCAGGTCGCCGATGAGGCCGCGCTCGACGTCCAGGAGGTCGGCGAACGCGTCGTCGACCCGCTGCAGCCCTGCCGGAGTGAGCTGGACGAGGACACCCCGCCGGTCGTCCGGAGACGGCCGCCGCTCGACGAGCCCCTGCTCGGCGAGGCGGTCGATGCGGTTGGTCATGGTGCCGCTCGTCACGAGCGTCTGGGTGAGCAGCGCGCCGGGGGACATCCGGTAGGGCTCCCCGGCCCGCCGCAGCGCCGCGAGCACGTCGAACTCCCAGGTCTCGAGCCCGTGCCGGGCGAACGCGCCGCGGCGCGCGAGGTCGAGGTGGCGCGCCAGCCTGCTGACGCGCGAGAGCACGGTCAGGGGCCGCACGTCCAGGTCCGGTCGCTCGCGCGCCCAGGCGAGGACGATGCGGTCGACCTCGTCGCGGGGCGGGCGGCCGGGGTCGGTCTCGGCCATGGTCGCAACGTTAGTCGACGTCGAGAGACCTGGGCCGCGGGGCCGGTCCCGCCGCGCCCTGACGGACCGCGCCGCTACGGCGTCGTCGGCTTGGTCAGCTCCGGGCGACGCTCGAGCCCCTCGAGACCGTTCCACGCGAGGTTCACCAGGTGGGCCGCGACGTCCGTCTTGCGCGGGCTGCGCGCGTCGAGCCACCACTGGCCCGTCAGCGCGACCATCCCGACGAGCATCTGGGCGTACATGGGCGCCGCGCGCGGGTCGAGCCCCTGCTTCTTGAACTGCGCGCCCAGCAGGTGCTCGACCTGCGAGGCGACGTCGCCGATGAGGGACGAGAACGTGCCGGTGGCCTGCGCGACCGGCGAGTCGCGCACGAGGATGCGGAACCCGTCCTCGGACGTCTCGATGTAGGACAGCAGCGCCAGCGCCGTCCGCTCGACCATGACCTTGGGGTGCCCGCCCCCCTCGAGGGCGCCCGTCAGCGCGGTCGTCAGCGCCTGGATCTCGCGGTCGACGACGACCGCGTAGACGCCCTCCTTGCCGCCGAAGTGCTCGTACACGACGGGCTTGGAGACCTCCGCGCGGGCCGCGATCTCCTCGACCGACGTGTTGTCGAACCCCTTCTCCGCGAAGAGCCTGCGGGAGACGTCCAGCAGCTGCGCGCGTCGCTGGGTGCCGGTCATGCGCGCGCGGGACCGCTTGGAGTCGGAGACCATGAGCGCCATTGTGCCGTGCGGGGCGTCGCGTCGTGCACACCCCCTCGGGCGCCGGTGGGCCGCCGCCCGGGACCTGGCAGACTGAGGCGCCGATCCGCCCTGGTGTAACGGCAGCACGCCGGCCTTTGGAGCCGTGCAGTCCAGGTTCGAATCCTGGGGGCGGAGCCCGTGCCGCGTGGCGTCCGGTCAGGCGCTCGCGGTCCGGTCGCGACGTCCCGACGCCAGCACCGTCACCGCGAACACGACCGGCACGGCCGCGCTCAGCAGCAGGCCCGCCCGCAGGCCCGTCCCCGAGTCCGGCGGGAGCGCCGACGCCAGCCCCGCCAGCGGCCCGCCGGACAGGTCCGCGAGCAGGCCCGTCCCCAGGGGCCCGAACGTGCCGCCCGCGTCGCCTGCGAGCGCGAGCACCGCGAACATGGCGGCTCCGCCGAGCGGGAACCGGGCGGACGTGAGCGAGAACGTCCCGGGCCACATCAGCGCGGTCGCGAGCCCGCAGAGCGCGCACGCGGCCAGGCTCACGACGGGCACGGACGCGGTCGCAGCGACGGCGTAGCAGGCGGCGGCGGCGATACCGGAGGCCGCGAGCAGCGGCCGCAGCGGCACGTCGTGCCCCCACAGCCCGTACGCGGCGCGGCCCAGCCCCATGAGCAGGGCGAACAGCCCCGGCCCCAGCAGGTCCCCGACCTCCTTGGGCACGCCCGTGCCCTGCTCGGCGAAGAACGACGACCACTGCGCCATCGTCAGCTCGGCCGCGCCGCCGGTGGTCATGAGGACGAGCGCGCCGAGGAACAGCGGGGTGCCGAACAGCGACCGCAGGGGCGTGCGGTGCTCGTCGGGCACGGTCGCCGGCATCGGGACACGGAGCAGCACGGCCACGTTGACCAGGGGGACCACGGCCCACAGCACCGGCAGCAGCGGCCACAGGTCGGTGCCGAGCAGCGCGAGCAGGCCGGTGGTCAGCACGACGACCGCGAGCTGGCCCCAGCTGTAGAAGGAGTGCGCCAGCGCCATGCCGGTGGCCTTGGCCTCCGACGGGCTGGGCAGGTGCTCGACGAGCGGAGAGACCAGCACCTCCAGCAGCCCGCCGCCGATGCCGTACACGACGACGGCGAGGCAGAGGCCCACGAAGGGCGAGGCGAGCACGAGCGGCAGGACGGCCAGCAGCACGAGCCCGAGCGCGGCGAGCACGTGCGCCAGGACCATGGGGCGCCGGTACCCGGCGCGGTCGATGGCGCGCACCGCCACGAGGTCGGTCACCAGCTGGACACCGAAGTTCAGGGCGGCCAGCGCACCGAGGTGCGTGACCGGCACGTCGAGCGACGTGTGGAACACGACGAACAGCAGCGGGGCCAGGTTGTTGACGACGGCCTGGACCACGTAGCCCGCGTGGGCGGAGCGGCGGGTGGCGGCGTACGTGAGCGACACGGCGTCCTCGGGTGGTGCGGGGGCGGGGACCGGCCACTGTCGCACGCGGCCACCGACGCCTGACGCACGCGTCTCGCAGGGCGCACCCGCGGGCAGCGGGGTGCGGTCAGTGCGTGGGCCGTGC of Cellulomonas dongxiuzhuiae contains these proteins:
- a CDS encoding ABC-F family ATP-binding cassette domain-containing protein translates to MSHLLGADSVHLTLGTRTLLDGVSLGVDDGQRIGVVGPNGAGKSTLLRVLSGRQAPDSGRVTRVGGTRIALLDQRDELMAGTVLEAVHGDADAHEWASDYRIRSVHAGLLADVALDVPLAELSGGQRRRVALAALLVRDDEVLVLDEPTNHLDVEGVAWLASYLVDRYARGGGALVVVTHDRWFLDAVCTRTWEVHDGVVDQYEGGYAAYVLARAERDQQAATVETKRQNLMRKELAWLRRGAPARTSKPKFRIDAASALIADEPPPRDSLALARTATARLGKDVLDLEDVTFTLPDGRVLLDDVTWRLGPGDRYGVVGVNGAGKTTLLRLLSGRATPTSGRVKRGKTVRVAELRQDVEDLDELAGLNVVEAVEREKRTVVVGGKELTAAQLVERLGFTRERARTLVRELSGGERRRLQLLRLLVAEPNVLLLDEPTNDLDTDTLAAVEDLLDGWPGTLIVVSHDRYLLERVCDRQVALLGDGLLRDLPGGVEEYLELRRAALTASGAGSTSAVGTAAAASAASAAPAGGTAAPTAPGPSAADVRTARKEVQRIERRLQRISALEADLHARMAAQATDHQAVTALDAELRALAAEREELELAWLEAAETAG
- a CDS encoding ArsR/SmtB family transcription factor — protein: MTAQVAPGAGEDLDRVFQALADATRRAVVERLARGPASVSTLAEPFAMSLPTVVQHLGVLERAGVVVSEKTGRVRTFRLTPDGTATARAWLDRHRLPAERRLDRLGEHVGRG
- a CDS encoding MarR family winged helix-turn-helix transcriptional regulator, whose amino-acid sequence is MAETDPGRPPRDEVDRIVLAWARERPDLDVRPLTVLSRVSRLARHLDLARRGAFARHGLETWEFDVLAALRRAGEPYRMSPGALLTQTLVTSGTMTNRIDRLAEQGLVERRPSPDDRRGVLVQLTPAGLQRVDDAFADLLDVERGLIGDLPEADRERLAELLRDVLTLFDAS
- a CDS encoding TetR/AcrR family transcriptional regulator, whose product is MVSDSKRSRARMTGTQRRAQLLDVSRRLFAEKGFDNTSVEEIAARAEVSKPVVYEHFGGKEGVYAVVVDREIQALTTALTGALEGGGHPKVMVERTALALLSYIETSEDGFRILVRDSPVAQATGTFSSLIGDVASQVEHLLGAQFKKQGLDPRAAPMYAQMLVGMVALTGQWWLDARSPRKTDVAAHLVNLAWNGLEGLERRPELTKPTTP
- a CDS encoding MFS transporter, whose product is MRQWPVPAPAPPEDAVSLTYAATRRSAHAGYVVQAVVNNLAPLLFVVFHTSLDVPVTHLGALAALNFGVQLVTDLVAVRAIDRAGYRRPMVLAHVLAALGLVLLAVLPLVLASPFVGLCLAVVVYGIGGGLLEVLVSPLVEHLPSPSEAKATGMALAHSFYSWGQLAVVVLTTGLLALLGTDLWPLLPVLWAVVPLVNVAVLLRVPMPATVPDEHRTPLRSLFGTPLFLGALVLMTTGGAAELTMAQWSSFFAEQGTGVPKEVGDLLGPGLFALLMGLGRAAYGLWGHDVPLRPLLAASGIAAAACYAVAATASVPVVSLAACALCGLATALMWPGTFSLTSARFPLGGAAMFAVLALAGDAGGTFGPLGTGLLADLSGGPLAGLASALPPDSGTGLRAGLLLSAAVPVVFAVTVLASGRRDRTASA